A window of Halobellus sp. LT62 contains these coding sequences:
- a CDS encoding branched-chain amino acid ABC transporter permease has translation MLAQGLELLIDGLARGVILSLFGLGITLVFGLGEILNLLLGVFAVISVIACSMLLGTLPGLALAGLVAVALVAVALVALLALVLDRTVISLVYREEGEDRILLGIFVTLGLSLLFEGLLFIYYPGSVFLDVGVPSITVAGASLTGSSIAVIAAAAVLFGLIYYFFNHTYLGIGTRTVIQDETGAMLCGIPPRRVQAIVFVLSAAIAGVAGVFYALEAEVTPASSFSLTSFAIMVSIVGGVDSISGTVAAGIVLGIIMTVAGALFGSYLSTVTLFAAAIAVLVYKPEQIS, from the coding sequence ATGTTAGCACAGGGGTTAGAACTGCTTATCGATGGCCTCGCGAGGGGCGTGATTCTCTCCCTGTTCGGGCTCGGAATCACGCTGGTTTTCGGGTTGGGTGAAATTCTCAACCTGCTTCTCGGGGTCTTCGCTGTTATCTCCGTAATCGCGTGTTCGATGCTACTGGGGACGCTTCCCGGACTGGCGCTCGCCGGGTTGGTCGCCGTGGCGTTGGTCGCCGTGGCGTTGGTCGCGCTCCTCGCGTTGGTGTTAGACCGAACCGTCATTTCGCTGGTGTACAGAGAGGAGGGAGAAGACCGAATCCTCCTCGGGATCTTCGTCACGCTCGGACTGTCGCTGCTCTTCGAGGGACTGCTCTTCATCTACTACCCGGGGAGCGTCTTCCTCGATGTCGGCGTCCCGTCGATCACCGTCGCTGGCGCGAGCCTCACCGGATCCTCGATCGCGGTGATCGCGGCCGCGGCGGTGCTGTTCGGGCTCATTTATTACTTCTTCAACCACACGTATCTCGGGATCGGAACGCGGACCGTGATCCAAGACGAGACCGGCGCGATGCTTTGTGGGATTCCCCCTCGCCGGGTACAGGCGATCGTGTTCGTACTGAGTGCCGCTATCGCGGGCGTCGCCGGCGTGTTCTACGCGCTCGAAGCGGAGGTCACCCCGGCGAGCTCGTTCTCGCTGACGTCGTTCGCGATTATGGTGTCGATCGTCGGCGGCGTCGATAGCATCTCGGGGACTGTGGCGGCCGGAATCGTCCTCGGCATCATCATGACCGTCGCCGGGGCGCTGTTCGGATCGTACCTGTCCACCGTCACGCTGTTCGCCGCGGCGATCGCCGTGCTGGTTTACAAACCGGAGCAGATATCATGA
- a CDS encoding branched-chain amino acid ABC transporter permease: MNANNTLSSIRGQLPIIAVFAALVLVPPLFFDPSTTYLSRRFITVMIFAIFAMALNIIFGETDQLILFMGGIAAVGTYTTVLTAEYFAVSPWLTLFVGAFVAGVFGGLVCYVAARRQFTVIVLAIVTFAFQMIIMEVIVGLRDITGGTTGIPFRDLELPAVESLTGLGPFAVQFYVLVGVFAVVFALYTWLTNSKYGLAFAAIRQDEFAARATGIDVIRLKVFAGFISTFIIGFVGPFYAQTTGIVIPGLFSFNGVDVLVLIILVLGGLRSRLGPLVGAAIVIYLDNLLSQFGQWRTVAFGLLLTVLFIYFQDGILPMAKSLYEERGLRDRLTGLRSGE; encoded by the coding sequence ATGAACGCCAACAACACCCTCTCGTCGATTCGCGGACAACTCCCGATCATCGCGGTGTTCGCCGCGCTGGTACTGGTACCGCCGCTGTTCTTCGATCCCTCAACCACGTACCTCTCGCGGCGGTTCATCACCGTGATGATCTTCGCCATCTTCGCGATGGCGCTCAACATCATCTTCGGCGAGACCGACCAGCTGATCCTCTTTATGGGCGGTATCGCCGCGGTCGGGACGTACACGACCGTCCTGACGGCGGAGTACTTCGCCGTGTCGCCGTGGCTCACGCTCTTCGTGGGGGCGTTCGTCGCCGGCGTCTTCGGTGGTCTCGTCTGTTATGTGGCCGCCCGCCGGCAGTTCACCGTCATCGTCCTCGCGATCGTGACGTTCGCGTTCCAGATGATCATTATGGAGGTGATCGTCGGCCTCCGGGACATCACCGGCGGCACCACGGGGATTCCGTTCCGCGACCTCGAACTCCCCGCCGTCGAGAGTCTGACCGGCTTGGGGCCGTTCGCGGTCCAGTTTTACGTCCTCGTCGGCGTCTTCGCCGTCGTGTTCGCCCTTTACACGTGGCTGACCAACTCGAAGTACGGACTGGCGTTCGCCGCGATCAGACAGGACGAGTTCGCCGCTCGCGCGACGGGAATCGACGTCATCAGGCTGAAGGTGTTCGCGGGGTTCATCAGCACGTTCATCATCGGCTTCGTCGGTCCTTTCTACGCGCAGACGACGGGAATCGTGATTCCCGGGCTGTTCAGCTTCAACGGAGTCGACGTCCTCGTGTTGATCATCCTCGTCCTCGGCGGCCTCCGCTCGCGGTTGGGGCCGCTCGTCGGCGCGGCGATCGTCATCTACCTCGACAACCTGCTCTCGCAGTTCGGTCAGTGGCGGACGGTCGCGTTCGGCCTGCTGCTCACGGTGCTTTTCATCTACTTCCAAGACGGGATTTTACCGATGGCGAAGTCGCTGTACGAGGAACGAGGCCTCCGCGATCGACTCACCGGGCTCCGAAGCGGCGAGTGA
- a CDS encoding 3-hydroxyacyl-CoA dehydrogenase/enoyl-CoA hydratase family protein has translation MTADIDSVAVLGAGSMGHGIAEVAAIAGYDVVMRDIEEDLVENGYDQIEWSLGKLAEKGQIDENPDDVLARVSTTVDLAEAVSDVDIVIEAAPENLDLKRDIFAEVDAASGDETIMATNTSSLRVGDIAEATDQPEYVCGMHFFNPPVKMDLVEVASGERTRDDVVDAAVEFVESMDKTPIRVRKDVPQFVVNNVLTPLMGEAGFMLDEGDVTIQDVDAAMVFQRGYPMGPFELNDFGGLDIFTHSRDQWDLPVPESIRSRVEAEHLGRKTGTGFYDYEDGEGVDYEPTDGEGIDTLRIEARMINEAAKLIGGDMADPEDIDIGMRLGGGLPEGTCRTGDKLGLDNVLEKLRDLHERTGAERYEPAEYLVELVEAGHTGEKAGRGFYDYTDGGPYHYISHDLSDDGVLTVLFDREERLNAFSTDMFNEVKRVLDTVDNEEVACVVFEGAGDRAFSAGADITGFTTAEATDLAKVDETVQTIYEYPRPTIAKIDGFCLGAGLEITLACDLRYATEGSRLGSPEIDLGLIPGGGGTQRLVRLVGEPRTKEMVYRGMQLSAEQAEDWGILNRAVDDDEFEDLIDDVTSDLANGPQTALEVAKQVIQQGQNASLDTGLTLESQGFGLLATTDDMLEGVAAFNQDREADFGGE, from the coding sequence ATGACTGCTGATATCGATAGCGTCGCGGTTCTCGGAGCCGGCAGTATGGGCCACGGCATCGCGGAAGTGGCCGCTATCGCCGGCTACGACGTCGTGATGCGAGACATCGAGGAAGACCTCGTCGAGAACGGGTACGACCAGATCGAGTGGAGTCTCGGAAAGCTCGCCGAGAAAGGACAAATCGACGAGAACCCCGACGACGTCTTGGCCCGAGTCTCGACGACAGTCGACCTCGCAGAGGCCGTTTCGGACGTCGATATCGTGATCGAGGCCGCCCCCGAGAATCTCGATCTGAAGCGCGACATCTTCGCCGAGGTCGACGCGGCGTCGGGAGACGAGACGATTATGGCGACGAACACCTCGAGTCTCCGCGTGGGCGACATCGCCGAGGCGACCGACCAACCCGAGTACGTCTGTGGAATGCACTTTTTCAATCCGCCGGTCAAGATGGACCTCGTCGAGGTTGCCTCCGGCGAGCGGACCAGAGACGACGTCGTCGACGCCGCCGTCGAGTTCGTCGAATCGATGGACAAGACGCCGATCCGCGTGCGAAAGGATGTCCCGCAGTTCGTCGTCAACAACGTCCTGACGCCGCTGATGGGCGAGGCGGGCTTCATGCTCGACGAGGGCGACGTCACGATTCAGGACGTCGACGCCGCGATGGTGTTCCAGCGCGGCTACCCGATGGGACCGTTCGAGCTCAACGACTTCGGCGGGCTCGACATCTTCACTCACTCCCGAGATCAGTGGGACCTGCCCGTTCCCGAGTCGATCCGCTCGCGGGTCGAAGCGGAGCACCTCGGTCGCAAGACTGGAACGGGCTTTTACGACTACGAGGACGGCGAGGGCGTCGACTACGAGCCGACTGACGGCGAGGGAATCGACACGCTGCGCATCGAGGCGCGGATGATCAACGAGGCCGCGAAACTGATCGGCGGCGACATGGCCGATCCCGAGGACATCGACATCGGAATGCGACTCGGCGGCGGCCTTCCCGAGGGAACGTGCCGGACCGGGGACAAACTCGGCCTCGACAACGTCCTCGAAAAGCTGCGTGACCTCCACGAGCGAACGGGCGCGGAGCGTTACGAACCCGCCGAGTACCTCGTCGAACTGGTCGAAGCGGGCCACACCGGCGAGAAGGCTGGCCGCGGATTCTACGACTACACCGACGGCGGCCCGTACCACTACATCAGCCACGACCTGAGCGACGACGGCGTCCTCACCGTTCTCTTCGACCGCGAGGAGCGGCTCAACGCCTTCTCGACGGATATGTTCAACGAGGTCAAGCGCGTGCTCGACACCGTCGACAACGAGGAGGTCGCCTGCGTCGTCTTCGAGGGTGCGGGCGACCGCGCCTTCTCGGCCGGCGCGGACATCACCGGCTTCACCACCGCGGAAGCGACCGACCTCGCGAAGGTCGACGAGACCGTCCAGACGATCTACGAGTACCCGAGACCGACCATCGCCAAGATCGACGGTTTCTGTCTGGGCGCGGGACTCGAAATTACCCTCGCCTGTGACCTCCGCTACGCAACCGAGGGCTCGAGGCTCGGCAGCCCCGAGATCGACCTCGGGCTGATCCCCGGCGGCGGCGGCACCCAGCGGCTCGTCCGTCTCGTCGGCGAGCCGCGGACCAAGGAGATGGTCTACCGCGGAATGCAGCTCTCCGCAGAACAGGCCGAAGACTGGGGCATCCTCAATCGCGCGGTCGACGACGACGAGTTCGAAGACCTGATCGACGACGTGACGAGCGACCTCGCGAACGGGCCGCAGACGGCACTCGAAGTCGCGAAGCAGGTCATCCAGCAGGGGCAGAACGCCAGCCTCGATACCGGGCTGACCCTGGAGAGTCAGGGCTTCGGACTGCTCGCGACGACCGACGATATGCTCGAAGGCGTCGCGGCGTTCAACCAGGATCGAGAAGCCGACTTCGGAGGCGAGTGA
- a CDS encoding thiolase C-terminal domain-containing protein yields the protein MTRNVGIVGGGHTKWGVREASYKDLIQEAGKATFEDVSDVTPDDIEGLFVGSVQPERFAFQTHVAPMVAELLGIDVDSMIARTELACASGQAALRYAWLAIAAGQIDTALVLGVEKMNLPREYAPEAQTSMANVMDREFDGVNGFNAPPYFAMIAQRHMHEYDTTREQLALVAAKNKTHAANNAYAQFQKEVSVDDVYDSFPLSPPLCLYDCSGVTDGAAGLILMSEEKAREMTDEAAWITGSGQTCLASNSINNLPSMSAWPQATQAAEQAYEQAGIDDPLEELDVAEVHDCFSISEIVEYEDLGWVEKGEGGKFVEDGRSELDGDIAVNPRGGLLGCGHPLGATGVSQALEVFNQFRGTVEPERQVPDPETGLIHNLSGSASVHSVMTLARGRP from the coding sequence ATGACGCGGAACGTCGGCATCGTCGGCGGCGGCCACACCAAGTGGGGCGTCCGCGAGGCCAGCTACAAGGACCTGATCCAAGAGGCCGGAAAGGCGACGTTCGAGGACGTCTCGGACGTGACTCCCGACGACATCGAGGGCCTGTTCGTGGGTTCGGTCCAGCCGGAGCGCTTCGCCTTCCAGACCCACGTCGCGCCGATGGTCGCGGAGCTGCTCGGCATCGACGTCGACAGTATGATCGCGCGAACCGAACTCGCCTGCGCGAGCGGCCAAGCGGCGCTGCGGTACGCGTGGCTCGCGATCGCCGCGGGGCAGATCGACACCGCGTTGGTGCTCGGCGTCGAGAAGATGAACCTCCCGCGGGAGTACGCACCCGAGGCGCAGACCAGTATGGCCAACGTGATGGACCGGGAGTTCGACGGCGTCAACGGCTTCAACGCGCCCCCGTACTTCGCGATGATCGCACAGCGGCATATGCACGAGTACGACACCACTCGCGAGCAGCTCGCGCTCGTGGCCGCGAAGAACAAGACCCACGCCGCGAACAACGCGTACGCCCAGTTCCAAAAGGAGGTGTCAGTCGACGACGTCTACGACTCGTTCCCGCTGTCGCCGCCGCTGTGTCTGTACGACTGCAGCGGCGTCACCGACGGCGCGGCCGGACTAATCTTGATGAGCGAGGAGAAAGCCAGAGAAATGACCGACGAGGCGGCGTGGATCACCGGCAGCGGCCAGACCTGCCTCGCAAGCAACTCCATCAACAACCTCCCGTCGATGTCGGCGTGGCCGCAGGCGACGCAGGCGGCCGAGCAGGCCTACGAGCAGGCTGGAATCGACGATCCCCTCGAAGAGCTCGACGTCGCGGAGGTCCACGACTGCTTCTCGATCAGCGAGATCGTCGAGTACGAGGACCTCGGCTGGGTGGAGAAAGGGGAAGGCGGAAAGTTCGTCGAGGACGGCCGCAGCGAACTCGACGGCGACATCGCCGTGAACCCCCGCGGCGGGCTGCTCGGCTGCGGGCACCCGCTGGGAGCGACCGGCGTCTCTCAAGCGCTGGAGGTGTTCAACCAGTTCCGCGGAACGGTCGAACCCGAGCGGCAGGTGCCGGACCCCGAGACGGGACTAATCCACAACCTCAGCGGCAGCGCCTCGGTGCACAGCGTGATGACCCTCGCGCGAGGACGACCATGA